One window from the genome of Cuculus canorus isolate bCucCan1 chromosome 12, bCucCan1.pri, whole genome shotgun sequence encodes:
- the PDCD7 gene encoding programmed cell death protein 7, with protein sequence MAQPPPFSARFPPPLPPFRPFPPPARPFSCPAARPAPFAVPPPPFLVPAAPPDRGAGPRFPCFPEAEEEAQRRRDELWLSQFLSRRRLPSPRPPLPAPGSPGGARALAVSALGPVSRLAALCRALRRLEERRDEPGWARARDEAEEALRELRDIVRPLREPGFREALRGRAERARKRRLRLQRRKREREAAREEEAARAAEREAEIDRWRAKRIQEVEEKHREQELKAAADSVLSEVRKKQADTKRMMDILRALEKLRKLRKEAAGRKGVCPPPSADEEFETQVESLKSLLKNRTELYEAEERALRVMLEGEQEEERKREMEKKQKKEREKLLQQKLEIDSKLFGDPDEFPLAHLLQPFREYYLQAEHSVAALIQIRHEWDRYLVPADHPEGSCIPPGWVLPSLPTNDTWATAVR encoded by the exons ATGGCGCAGCCGCCGCCTTTCTCCGCGCGGTtcccgccgccgctgccgccgtTCCGCCCGTtcccgccgcccgcccggcccttctcctgccccgccgcccgcccggcGCCCTTCGCGGTGCCGCCTCCTCCTTTCCTCGTCCCGGCGGCGCCGCCCGATCGCGGCGCGGGGCCGCGGTTCCCGTGCTTCCCGGAGGCCGAGGAGGAGGCGCAGCGGCGCCGGGACGAGCTGTGGCTCTCGCAGTTCCTGTCCCGCCGGCGGCTCCCCTCGCCCCGGCCGCCCTTGCCGGCCCCAGGCAGCCCCGGCGGCGCCCGGGCGCTGGCGGTGTCGGCGCTGGGCCCGGTGTCGCGCCTGGCCGCGCTGTGCCGGGCGCTGAGGCGGCTGGAGGAGCGGCGGGACGAGCCCGGCTGGGCCCGCGCCAGGGATGAGGCCGAGGAGGCGCTGCGGGAGCTGCGGGATATCGTGCGGCCCCTCCGCGAGCCCGGGTTCCGCGAGGCGCTGCGCGGGAGGGCCGAGAGggcgaggaagaggaggctgaggctgcAGCGGAGGAAGCGAGAGCGGGAGGCGGCccgggaggaggaggcggcTCGGGCTGCCGAGAGGGAGGCCGAGATCGACCGGTGGCGGGCCAAGCGCAtccaggaggtggaggagaagcaccGG GAACAAGAACTTAAGGCTGCTGCAGACAGTGTCTTATCTGAAGTGAGGAAGAAACAAGCAGACACAAAAAGGATGATGGACATTCTGCGCGCATTAGAAAAGCTTCGGAAACTGAGAAAAGAGGCTGCTGGCAGGAAAG GTGTTTGTCCACCCCCCTCGGCAGATGAAGAATTTGAAACTCAGGTGGAGAGTCTCAAGTCGTTGCTCAAAAATCGCACAGAGCTGTatgaagcagaggagagagcaTTAAGAGTTATGCTGGAGGgagaacaggaggaagaaaggaagagagaaatggaaaagaaacagaagaaggaaagagaaaaactcCTACAGCAGAAACTTGAAATTGATTCCAAGCTGTTTGGGGATCCAG ATGAATTTCCTCTAGCCCATTTATTGCAACCCTTCAGAGAATATTACTTACAAGCTGAGCATTCTGTAGCTGCTCTAATTCAGATAAG GCATGAATGGGATCGGTACTTGGTGCCAGCTGATCACCCCGAAGGAAGCTGCATTCCTCCAGGATGGGTTCTTCCAAGTCTCCCCACAAATGACACTTGGGCAACAGCTGTCAGATAA